From the Desulfotomaculum sp. genome, the window AAGTCAGTCATTTCTAAGATTTCATCAGCCCGCTCGCGGATTGTTTTTGTGCTTAGATCATACAGGGAACCAAAGAAATGGATATTTTCCCAGACTGTCAGATCTCCGTAAAGGCTGAAACGCTGGGGCATATAACCAAATACTCCGGCAGACTTACGGTTATTTTTTTGCCCGCCGCCAAATAAAGCAACGGCGCCGCTGGTGGGGGTGATCAGTCCGCAGAGCATCCGGAGCAGGGTTGTTTTGCCGGCGCCGTCAGGTCCGACCAGGCCAAAAATATCCCCTTGCCTGACTTCTATTGAAACGTTGTTTACCGCCGCAAGGAGACCGAACATTTTGGTTAACTGGCGGGCTTCAATCACGCTTTCACTCTCCCTTTAGCGCTCCTTACAAAATCGTTACATCCGCGGGCATGCCGGGCTTTAAAACGCCGTTTTCATTCTTTATTCTTATTTTTACGGCGTAAACGATATTGGTACGTTCTTTCTTGGTTTGAATTGTTTTTGGAGTAAATTCCCCCTGGGAGGCTATTTCTTCAATTTGCCCCGTATATTTTACGGAACCCCCGCTTACCGTAAAGATTACCTGCTGTCCCAGTTTAATTTTGGGCAGGTCGTCCGTGGGGATGTAAACTTTGATCCACATGTTGTTCAGGTCGGCAATGGTCGCTACAGAGGCTCCGGTTTGAACCATTTCGCCATTTTCGACATTTTTGGAAAGTACCGTGCCGTTAATCGGGGTGATGATTTTGGTGTCTTCCACCAGCGCCCCGGATGCTTTTAAGATAGCTTTGCTTCGCTCCAGCTCCGCCCGGGCGGTTTTAATCTTATCCGGACGGTTGCCGGATAATAAGAGGCTCAGCCTGTTCTTGGCGGTATCAAGCTGGTTTTGGGCTTGCTTATAAGCTGTTTCCGATTTTTCCATTTCCGACTCGGGAATCACTTTTTGCTGGTATAGGGCCATTACTCTTTCGTAATCCCTGCCAGCCTGGTCATAGTTTGTCTGGGCGGTATCGACGGCAATTTCAGCTTCCTTGATTTCCTGCTCCCTTGCCCCGGAAGTCAGATCGTCCAGCTGCGCCTGGGCCTCTAAAACACCCAGGGCGTCTCTTTCTTTCTGGGCAATTAAATCATTTCTATTAATTACTGCCACAAGCTGGTCTTTTTTCACCCGCTCGCCTTCGGTAATTATAAAATCCCGCAGTGTGCCGGATAGTTTAGCCCGAAGTTCCACTTGTGTCACTTCGATGGTCCCGGTAGCCTGCAGGCCGGGCAGCTCTTTCTCTTTAATGAAATATGAATACACCAGGTAGCTTGCGGCGCAAAAAAGCGCTGCTATTAACACAACAGCCACTTTCTTTTTCATGCGGCCTTCCTCCCATTTTTTTTAATTGGTTAGAAAATGTGCGGATATGTTCTGTGCTTTGATTGTTAGACAGCAATATCTGTAATGATTTAATAAATGGGATATTATAGGTAAACTAATGATACTCAATTAGTGTCCGCATTTTCATAATATAACTTATATAATTTTTAAGCA encodes:
- a CDS encoding secretion protein HlyD translates to MKKKVAVVLIAALFCAASYLVYSYFIKEKELPGLQATGTIEVTQVELRAKLSGTLRDFIITEGERVKKDQLVAVINRNDLIAQKERDALGVLEAQAQLDDLTSGAREQEIKEAEIAVDTAQTNYDQAGRDYERVMALYQQKVIPESEMEKSETAYKQAQNQLDTAKNRLSLLLSGNRPDKIKTARAELERSKAILKASGALVEDTKIITPINGTVLSKNVENGEMVQTGASVATIADLNNMWIKVYIPTDDLPKIKLGQQVIFTVSGGSVKYTGQIEEIASQGEFTPKTIQTKKERTNIVYAVKIRIKNENGVLKPGMPADVTIL